From a region of the uncultured Desulfatiglans sp. genome:
- a CDS encoding conserved hypothetical protein (Evidence 4 : Unknown function but conserved in other organisms), giving the protein MLHRILVIFENRKVHRPAVVYARELALRMDAEVTFLMIAEMAFAGTSLLGSNRHRIRRIEEEMGAVLGAFAADFLKDGISAGVALRVGDAAQELLKFLAERPPFQTVLWGSSAALPESGPGRRAHWIIRVAGNLECPLMAVAGRSASAQPAGKTETT; this is encoded by the coding sequence ATGCTCCATCGGATTCTGGTCATATTCGAAAACCGGAAGGTCCATCGTCCCGCGGTTGTCTACGCCCGCGAACTGGCCCTGCGCATGGATGCAGAGGTCACCTTTCTCATGATAGCGGAGATGGCCTTCGCGGGGACCTCCCTGCTCGGCTCCAACCGGCACCGCATCCGGCGCATCGAGGAAGAGATGGGAGCGGTCCTGGGGGCTTTTGCGGCGGATTTTTTGAAGGACGGCATCTCGGCCGGCGTCGCCTTGAGGGTCGGAGACGCGGCCCAGGAACTCCTGAAATTTTTGGCGGAAAGACCTCCTTTTCAGACGGTCCTTTGGGGAAGCAGCGCGGCGCTGCCGGAGAGCGGCCCGGGTCGGCGCGCGCATTGGATCATCCGGGTGGCCGGGAATCTGGAGTGCCCGCTCATGGCAGTGGCCGGTAGATCCGCTTCAGCGCAGCCGGCCGGGAAGACTGAAACGACCTGA